GCCCCGCGGACATGGACGTCAACGAGGCGTCCGCCGAGCTCGGCTGGCGCAACGGCGTCTGGGTCGCGAACGGCAACCTGGTCCCCCGCCACCTCGGCATCCCGACCGTGACCGTTCCGATGGGCACCATGCCGGACACCGGCATGCCCGTCGGGCTGACCTTCGCGGGCCGCGCCTACGACGACAACGCCCTGCTGGCCCTCGCCGCGGCCTTCGAGAAGACCGGCATCCGGCGCACCGCGCCGCAGCGCCTGTCCGCACCGTGACCTGACGGATCCCTCCGGGCAGATCCCAAACAGCCGGTAGCGGAGGCGTCAGCCGGTGGAACGGTGCCGAGCCTCTCCCCAGTGCACAGGGGACTGGACGTCGATGACGACGGGGGCGTTCCGGGAGAGCATGGCGACGCCGACGGCGCTGCGCGCGTGGGCTCGGGATGCTCCGGTGAACGCCGCGGCGAACAGTTCGCTGGCCCCGTTGATGACCGCGGGCGGGGAGGTGAACGAGGGGTCGCCGTTCACGTAGCCGACGACCTTGACGACCTGCTTGACGGCAGAGAGGTCCCCGACGGCGGACTTCAGGGCGGCCAGGGCGTTCAGGGCGCACTGGCGGGCGGCATCGGCGGCCTGCTCGGGGGTAACCTCGGCGCCGACCTTGCCGACGTGGATCAGCTTGTCGTCGATCGTGGGCAGCTGGCCGGAGACGAACACGTACGGGCCGTTGCGCAGAGCCGGGGTGTAGGCCGCCACGGGTGTGGCGATGGCCGGCAGGACGTGACCGGCTTCGGCCAGTCGTTCCTCGGGAGTGCTCATCAGGGGTGCTCCGTCCGGAAGCGGTGGATGGACGGGTCGTAGTGGGGGGCGGGGAAGCGGTCGCCGGTGATCGCGTCGGGGACGGGGGTGCCGGGGGTGGTGGTCAGCGGAATCCAGCCCGCCCAGGATTCGACCTGGTCGTCCTTGGGTTCGTCCCGGGCGAAGCCCTCACGGACCTTCATCGAGAACTCCGTGATCGGCATGGTCAGACACGCCGTGTACCGGGCTTCCTCGACGTTGGGGCGTCGGGCGGCATGCGGCCCGGACAGCCGGCCGGGAATGACGCTCTCCACGACGTCGGCGAGGGCGTCCGCGCGTTCCTGCTCGTCCTCGATCACCGTGGCGGTCCCGAAGATCATGGCGGAGCGGTAGGCGGCCGAGTGGTGCGAGGAGGCCCGGCCCAGGATCACGCCATCGATCAAGGTCGCGGTCACGCACAACGGCGCGCCGGACGCGGCGGTGGTGATGAAGCGCCCGAACGCGGAACCGTGCAGGAGTAGTTGGTCACCCACGCGCATGTGGAGGGTGGGGATGACCACCGGGCCGAGGTCGGTGTTGAAGCCGACATGGACGGCGAGGGCCTCGTCGAGGATCGCGTAGACCGCGTCCCTGTCGTAGGTGACCCGCTCGGGATACCGATTCGCAGTAGTGCGCTCTGTGGCCGACATCTGCGCACATGTACGGTCTTGGTCATGGTGGCCCGGGCCGAGACGCCGCTGAATACCCCCATTGGCCCCACTGCAGCCGATGACAGGGGCCTGGGTCAGCGGCCTGCCGATCGGTCCGCGACCGGTGAAGGAGCTCTGCCGACCGGCCTGGCGCGGTCAGCGAGGGCTGCGCACTCGGCGGGGCCGGTGTTCTCGCTCCGGACTCGGAGTCACCGTGCAGTTGACAGGCCATCGCCTGCCAGGCCCGGCGTGAGGCGAAAGCACAACGGGCGACAACGGCCAGGTCCGCCAGCAGGGACAGCTGGATACGGCCGACACCATCACTCCTCGCATCCGAATGACTATGATGCGCAGCCGGCTCGCTTCGGCCTGGGCAGGCCCGACCGAGACCCACTGACTGCGCGCCCGTCGGGAGAGCAGTAGCGGTCAAAAGTCCGGGGATACCTGATGACGTACTCACTGCCTCCACTGCCGTTGTGGGCGTCAGTGTCCGGTGGCGGCCTTGACCATCGCGACCGCCGTCCCGATCGCCGCGTCGATCGCGCCGGCGAGCAGCGCGAACACCGTTCCTCCGCCCATGCGGATCCCGCCGTAGCACCCCCACGCGAACAAGGTGGCGACGTTGACCCCGGCCGCCGTGAGCAGGGCCGTCTTCAGGCCCATCGCCCCCAGTGCCGAGACGCCGATCAGCACCAGGGGTCCCACCGCGGACAGCAACAGAGGGCTGCTGACGAAGAGCATCGCGCGTAGTTCCCGTCCCCGTGCGAGAGCGCCGTGCATCACTCGGTGGGCCTGCTGATCGGCGACCAGCGCGGCCAGCCACAAGCCCACCGAGGCGGTCGTGACCGTCGCAGCGGCTCCGAGGACGGCCACGTGGCTGCTGCCCGCGAGGCCGATGACGACGGAGATCATGGTGATCGTCGCGTAGATCCGCTCCTTGAGCTGGGCCGCGGCCATCTCCGTGCCCGTTGCGCCCGCCGCATGTTCCGTCACGGAAGCCACCGTAAGGCGCGGGTGTACGGGGCACCGGGAACAACACCTGGCGACCGGCACCGGCACGAGATCCTTCACCGGCCTGCCGGGGGCGGGCCCCCGTCACTGCAGGATGCCCACCGCCCGGGACACCACGAGCAGCACGACGATCAGCGACACCGACGTCTGCACCATCATCAGCAGCTTCGCCCACGTCGTGAGCGGCATGGTGTCGGTCGGGCTGAATGCGGTGGCATTGGTGAAGGCGACGTACAGGTAGTCCCCGAAGTACGGTTTCCAGTCCGGGGCGGAGATCCCCGTCTGTTGCATCTGCGGGAAGAGGAAGTCGGGGTAGGCCTTGGTCGCCTGTGCTCTGGCCACCGGGCCGCCCCGGTCCCACTCCCAGTACCAGAGTGCGAAGGCGACCACATTGGTCGCCCAGACGGCTCCGGCCGGGCCGAGCAGCGCGAGCGCCCCGTCCGGCCCGGTGCCGCGAAGCAGCCCGTACGAGCCCCACGGCAGACCAGGCGTTGGCCAGACTGATGGCGGCCACCAGGATCGCCACGGTGACCGCCCACCGCTCCTCTCCCTCGGTGGGCTGACGCCAGGACGGCCTCTCCTCCGGTCCGGCGGCAGGTTCGAGCAGATCCTCGATCCGGTCCAAGCGGCGATGCAGCCGTTCCACCAGCTCGCGGCCGGCTCCCGCGTTGCTCTCACTCATGGCCCACAGTCTGAGGCGGTTGGCCGCCCGACTGACGAAGCCCCGTCCCGGACTGCCCTCATCGCCACCCCGTCACAGGAGTGCGATCTGGACGTGTCAGGCCAAGGCCTGTTCTCCAGCGGGCTCGGCCGCCGCTTCGAGCCGTGAGTGCTTGCGGCTGTAGAGGAGGTAGACGGTCAGGGCCAGAGCCAGCCAGCCTCCGAAGAGGAGGTAGGTGTCGAGCGGCAGTTCGTACATGAGGTAGCCGCACGCCAGGATCGACAGGAACGGGACGACGGGATATCCGGGGACGCGGAACCCGCGGTCGAGGCCGGGGGCGGTGCGCCGCAGGATCATCACACCGAGGGAGACGACGGCGAAGGCCGCGAGGGTGCCCATGCTGGTGAGGTCGGCCAGCAGGTTCAAGGGGAACACGGCCGCGAGGAGCGCGACGAAGCCGCCGGTCAGGAGGGTGGCGAAGGCCGGGGTGCCGCTGCGCGGGCTGACGCGGCGGAAGGCGGAGGGCAGCATGCCGTCGCGGCCCATGGTGTAGAGGATGCGGCTCTGCCCGTACAGGACGACGAGGGTGACGCTGACGAGGGAGAGCACGGCTCCGGCGGAGAGGAGAATCGCGGGCCAGCCTGCTCCGGTGATGTCGCCGAGGATGGCGGAGAGCCCGGCCTGCTGTCCCTCGAAGGCCGTCCAGGGCTGGGCGCCCACACCGACGACGGCCACCAGGACGTACAGGGTGGTGACCACGATCAGGGCGCCGATGATGGCCAGGGGCAGGGTGCGGCGGGGGTTGCGGACCTCCTCGCCGGCGGTGGAGACCGCGTCGAGGCCGATGAAGGCGAAGAACACGGTGGCCGCGGCGGCGCTGATGCCGGCCGTGCCCATGGGGGCGAAGGGCTGCAGGTTCCCGGAGTCGAAGCCGGTGATGCCCACGACGATGAACAGGACCAGCACCCCGAGCTTGATCAGCACCATGACGGTGTTGACCAGCGCCGACTCCTTGGCGCCGCGCACCAGGAGCAGGCAGCACAGGCCCACCAGGACGACGCCGGGCAGGTTGACGTAGCCGCCGGAACCCGGCGGCGCCGATATCGCGTCGGGCATCTGGAAGCCGAAGAGCCGCTGGGTGAGGTCGTTGAGGTACTGCCCCCAGCTCACCGCGATGGCGGCGCCGGAGACGGCGTACTCCAGCAGCAGGCACCAGCCCACGGCCCAGGCGGCGAACTCTCCCAGGGTGGCGTACGCGTAGGAGTACGAGGAGCCGGACACGGGCACCGCCGAGGCCAGCTCGGCGTAGCAGAGCGCGGTGAGGGCCGCGGCGACGGCGGCGAGTGCGAAGGACACGATCACGGCCGGTCCGGCTTCCGGAACGGCGCTGCCGAGCAGGAAGAAGATGCCGGTGCCGATCGTGGCGCCGATCCCGATCATCGTGAGCTGGAAGGGACCCAGGGTCCGGCGCAGGCCGCCGCCTTCCGACTCGTCGGCGAAGGTCTGCAGGGGCTTGCGTCTGAGGAGCTGCTGGCGCAGCGTCGGCCGAATGGGCATCGGAACTCCTCCAAGGGGCGGGGCGGTTACGGAATTCGCATGAACAGGGAGGGGTCAGGGGAGGTCGCGGCGCGTCAAGTCGCCGTACGTCTCCCGGCGGACCACGGCCCTCGCCGTGCCCCCCTGGCAGAAGACGACGGGGGGCCGCAGCGCGCCGTTGTAGTTGTTGCCGAGGGAGAAGCAGTAGGCGCCGGTGGCCGGTACGGCGATCAGGTCGCCGGGCCGCGGGTCGCGCAGGTGCACGCCGGCACTGAGGGTGTCGCCGGACTCGCAGTGCCTGCCCACCAAGTGGTGGGGCGCGCCGCCTCCCACGCGGGTGGCGACGGTGGCTTCGAAGCGCTGCCCGTACAGGGCGACTTCGAGGTTGTCCGCCATCCCGCCGTCGACGGCGGCGAAGACCGGCTCGCCGTGCTTGACGGTGACCACCCGGTAGAGCGTCACCCCCGCCTCGGCGACCATCGACCGGCCGGGCTCGATGATGATTTCCGCGTCCGCGGGCAGTACCTTGCGGGCCGTCCCCACGAGTGCGTCCAGGTACTCCTCGATGGTGGGCGGGTGATCGCCGTAGGTGTAGCGGGCGCCGAGGCCGCCTCCGAGGTCGTAGACCGCGAACGTGCCGAGACCGGCGACGGCTTCCACGGCCCGGGAGAACGGATCGGTGTCGAGGATCTGGGATCCGATGTGGACGTGGACCCCGTCCAGCCGCAGCCGGTCGCTCGCGCGCAGCCGGGCGATCGCCTGGCGCGCCTGGGGCAGGGGCAGGCCGAACTTCGATCCGTCCTGCCCGGTGGAGACCGCGGCGTGGGTGTCGGGGCGGATGCCCGGCGTCACCCGGACCAGGACGGGCTGCTCGGCGGTGACCATCCACGGTGCCGGGCGGCCGCATCGACGAGCTGCGCCGCCAGGGCATCCTCGGCCGACGAGTCCCCGACCAGGCCGAACCGCAGCGCGAGGAACAGCTGCGCCAGTACCGCGAGGTGCTGGCCGCCCCCGGCGTCGTACGCCTCTCAGCCCTGGCCGACGACGAACTGCCGCGCGCCGCCGTCGCCATCCGCGCGGGAGACCTCCCGCTCGGGACGATCTGGGCGATAGAGGACCACACACCGCTCGACGTTGCCGGGGAGCAGGCACTGCTGGACGGTGCCCGGACCGCCGCCCTGCACATGCTCCGCCGCCGTGGGGCCGCCGCCCTGGAACTCCATGCCCGCGACCAGGCACTGCGAGCCGCTCTGGACGGCACCGCCCAGGTGCAGGAGACGGCCTCCCGCCTCGGCCTGCCGGCCGGCACACCGCTGCTGCTGATCGGCTTCGCCCCGGCCGGCGCACCCCAGGAGGCCCAGGCTCTGCTCACCCGGCTGGGAGGGGATCTGGGCCGGCACTGGTCGGCCGTACGCCGCTCGGCCGCAGTCGCCACCACCCCCGGCGCCGTCTACACCCTGCTGCCCGGCGAGGACCCGGAATCAGGACGTCGTCTGGCCGCACAGGCTCTCGCGGCCGTCACCCGGCCCCGCACCCAGCCGCTGCGTGCCGCCCTAGGTGCATCCGCCTCGGGTCTGTCCGATCTGGTCGAGCTGCGCGCGGAGGTAGACGACGTGCTGCGCGTGACCACCACCGATCCCGAAGCACCGCCGGTCGCGGCCCTGACCGACGTCCACGCCCGTGTCCTGCTCGCACACCTGGCGGACGAACTCGCCCGCCGGCCGAGGCTGCGCCACCCGGCCGTCGAGGCGATGCTCGAACACGACCGCACCCACCACACCCACTACGGCGACTCGGTCGCGGCCTGGCTGGACGCCGTCGGCAACGTCACCGAAGCGGCAGGACGCCTGACGATCCACCAGAACACCCTCAAGTACCGGCTACGCCGCAGCCGTGAACTGTTCGGCCTCGACCTGGACGACCCGGACACCCGTCTCTCCAGCTGGCTCCAACTCCGCATCGGAGCCGTTACCTCCGGCCGCTCCCCCTCCTGGCCCGCCGCCACACAGCCGGTCACCGAGGCCCGCGGCGGGGAGTAGCCCTCCGGCCGTCCAGGCCGCTCGGCCGCAGATACGCGGACGTCCCTCCTCCCCGGTTCGGTTGCATGCCCTCGGTTCAGGTCCTCATGGGTTCCTACAGCCCTTGCACAGAGGCGCAGTTGGATCACACGCTCTTCCGCGAAGGGGCGTCCGGGGGCGGGTGGACGCTGGCTATGATCACGGGGTGATGACAGCCAGGTCGCGTTCCGGCGGCCGGTCGACCACCTCACAGGTGGGCCGACTGGTCACTGCCGGGCTGGCCTTGCTGCTGCTCGGCCTGGTCGGCGTGTGCTGCACTTTGCCGGAGCACGGCAGCGAAACGGCGTCCGTGCAGCTCGCCTCCGCCGCTTCGGCGAACGCGGAAGGCCGGATCGAGGCATCTGCCGAGGGCTGCCCCGAGAGCGAAGGCCACTCCGCGGTCGAGGGTGCGCTCCGCTCGGGTGCACCGTCGGGCACCGCGGACAAGCCCGGTCTCGCCGAGGCGCCGTACGAGCGGCGGACTTCTCCGAGCGTCTCGTGTGCCCGGCCCACCGATCGGTTGAAGCGACCCGCTGCGGCTTCCTCCGACCACGAAAGATCGCGGGTCGTCCTTCAGGTGTAGGCGTCGGAGCTTTCCGACGACACCCACGCGCGCGCTGCGGAGTTCACAGGTTTACCCACTGCCCGGCGTTATGTTCAATGCGCCTCGGCTTCCGGCGCCGAACTCCTGCACCCTGTGCGCGCACCCGCCCATGTCCCTTCCCGCCCTCGTGGCCGGGGAAGTGACTGCCGCTCGGAGGATCTGTGCTCCGCCTGTCCCCGCCGCACTCGACCCGCCGGGTTCCTTCGTGGCCTGCCGTTCTGCTCGCCTGCGCGCTGAGCGTGCTGCTGCTGGCCGCCGTGCACTGTTCGTCGTACCTGTCCAACGACGGCCACCGGCACCTCTCCCTGTCCGCACCGTCTGCGCCGGACGGGCACGGGGAGCCCTCCGGCGAACAGGAGTCCCCGGACCGCCCGCAGCACGACCACTCCGCTGCGTGCGCGTCGCCTTGCCTGACCACGTGGGCCTCTGCGCACGAGGTCCAGCGTCCGGCCGACGGGTCGGCAGCCCCTTCGTCGTCTGTGCTCGGGGTGCTGCCTGGGGAGCAGGTGGCCGCCTCGGCGGCCTTCGGCTCCGGTAGATCGTCCATAGCGCGTACCGGTCGCTCCACTCTGACCGGCGTTTGCCGGTGGCGGATCTAGGCCGCTCGTCCCGCAGCCGTGAGCGGCTGCCGCATGCCGCCCTCCGGGCCGGGGCCCTGCCCCCTGATGCCCGGCCGGTCACGGCATGCCAAGCGAACGAGTAGCCGACGCCATCACCGAACGAACGAAGGCACCGTCATGCATTTTTCGACCACCGACACGTCAGCCACGGGCCGCACGGCCTTGTCGGAACTGGTGGGCAACACCCCGCTGCTGCGCATCTCCGAACCGCTCGCGCCGGCGGGCCGAGGCTTCTGGGCGAAGCTGGAGGGCTTCAACCCCGGCGGCATCAAGGACCGTCCCGGCTTGTACATGGTCGAACGGGCCCGCGTCCGCGGCGACCTGAAGCCGGGCGCGAGGATCATCGAGTCCACCAGCGGGACCCTGGGCCTCGGTCTCGCTCTGGCAGGCATGGTCCACGGGCACCCGGTCACGCTCGTCACCGATCCGGGCCTCGAGCCGTCCATGACCCGGCTGCTGACGGCGTACGGCGCCCAGGTCAACGTGGTCTCCGAGCCGCACCCCACCGGCGGCTGGCAACAGGCCCGCCGCGACCGGGTGCAGCAGCTCATGGCGCAGCACCCGGATTCCTGGTGCCCGGACCAGTACAACAACCCCGACAACACCGCCGCCTACACCCCGCTCGCCCTCGAACTGGCCACCGAGCTGCGCCACATCGACGTACTGGTGTGCAGCGTCGGTACCGGCGGCCACTCCGCAGGGGTCTCGCGGGTGCTGCGGCAGCTCTACCCGGACCTGACGCTGGTGGGAGTGGACACGATCGGCTCCACGATCTTCGGACAGCCCGCCCGGCCGAGGCTGATGCGCGGGCTGGGGTCGAGCATCTACCCCCGCAACGTCGCCTACGACAACTTCAGCGAGGTGCACTGGGTCTCCCCCGCCGAAGCCGTGTGGACCTGCCGCCAGCTGGCCGGTTCCCACTACGCCACCGGCGGATGGAGCGTCGGTGCGGTCTCACTGGTCGCGGGCTGGCTGGCCCGCTCGCTCCCGAAGGAGGCGCGCATCGCAGCGGTCTTCCCCGACGGCCCCCAGCGGTACCTCGGCACCGTCTACGACGACGGCTACTGCGCCGCCCACGGCCTGCTCGACTCCCCGCCGGCGCCGGAACCGGACCTCATCGGCCGGCTGGACGAGAAGGAGGTCACCCGCTGGACCCGGTGCACTTCCGTCGTCGACCCGCTCACTCTCGGCGGAGGTCGGGAGAACGAGGCCGGTGGAAAGAGCGCCGTGCAGCGCGCGTCGGACCCGCAGGAGCAGGTCCGGTGAAGGACACGATCGCGCAAGTCCGCTCGTACGACGGCAGCGTTCAGCTGCTGATGGTCAACCAGTTCACC
This genomic interval from Streptomyces sp. NBC_00193 contains the following:
- a CDS encoding RidA family protein produces the protein MSTPEERLAEAGHVLPAIATPVAAYTPALRNGPYVFVSGQLPTIDDKLIHVGKVGAEVTPEQAADAARQCALNALAALKSAVGDLSAVKQVVKVVGYVNGDPSFTSPPAVINGASELFAAAFTGASRAHARSAVGVAMLSRNAPVVIDVQSPVHWGEARHRSTG
- a CDS encoding pyridoxamine 5'-phosphate oxidase family protein — its product is MSATERTTANRYPERVTYDRDAVYAILDEALAVHVGFNTDLGPVVIPTLHMRVGDQLLLHGSAFGRFITTAASGAPLCVTATLIDGVILGRASSHHSAAYRSAMIFGTATVIEDEQERADALADVVESVIPGRLSGPHAARRPNVEEARYTACLTMPITEFSMKVREGFARDEPKDDQVESWAGWIPLTTTPGTPVPDAITGDRFPAPHYDPSIHRFRTEHP
- a CDS encoding APC family permease; the protein is MPIRPTLRQQLLRRKPLQTFADESEGGGLRRTLGPFQLTMIGIGATIGTGIFFLLGSAVPEAGPAVIVSFALAAVAAALTALCYAELASAVPVSGSSYSYAYATLGEFAAWAVGWCLLLEYAVSGAAIAVSWGQYLNDLTQRLFGFQMPDAISAPPGSGGYVNLPGVVLVGLCCLLLVRGAKESALVNTVMVLIKLGVLVLFIVVGITGFDSGNLQPFAPMGTAGISAAAATVFFAFIGLDAVSTAGEEVRNPRRTLPLAIIGALIVVTTLYVLVAVVGVGAQPWTAFEGQQAGLSAILGDITGAGWPAILLSAGAVLSLVSVTLVVLYGQSRILYTMGRDGMLPSAFRRVSPRSGTPAFATLLTGGFVALLAAVFPLNLLADLTSMGTLAAFAVVSLGVMILRRTAPGLDRGFRVPGYPVVPFLSILACGYLMYELPLDTYLLFGGWLALALTVYLLYSRKHSRLEAAAEPAGEQALA
- a CDS encoding CdaR family transcriptional regulator, translating into MPGGRIDELRRQGILGRRVPDQAEPQREEQLRQYREVLAAPGVVRLSALADDELPRAAVAIRAGDLPLGTIWAIEDHTPLDVAGEQALLDGARTAALHMLRRRGAAALELHARDQALRAALDGTAQVQETASRLGLPAGTPLLLIGFAPAGAPQEAQALLTRLGGDLGRHWSAVRRSAAVATTPGAVYTLLPGEDPESGRRLAAQALAAVTRPRTQPLRAALGASASGLSDLVELRAEVDDVLRVTTTDPEAPPVAALTDVHARVLLAHLADELARRPRLRHPAVEAMLEHDRTHHTHYGDSVAAWLDAVGNVTEAAGRLTIHQNTLKYRLRRSRELFGLDLDDPDTRLSSWLQLRIGAVTSGRSPSWPAATQPVTEARGGE
- a CDS encoding PLP-dependent cysteine synthase family protein encodes the protein MHFSTTDTSATGRTALSELVGNTPLLRISEPLAPAGRGFWAKLEGFNPGGIKDRPGLYMVERARVRGDLKPGARIIESTSGTLGLGLALAGMVHGHPVTLVTDPGLEPSMTRLLTAYGAQVNVVSEPHPTGGWQQARRDRVQQLMAQHPDSWCPDQYNNPDNTAAYTPLALELATELRHIDVLVCSVGTGGHSAGVSRVLRQLYPDLTLVGVDTIGSTIFGQPARPRLMRGLGSSIYPRNVAYDNFSEVHWVSPAEAVWTCRQLAGSHYATGGWSVGAVSLVAGWLARSLPKEARIAAVFPDGPQRYLGTVYDDGYCAAHGLLDSPPAPEPDLIGRLDEKEVTRWTRCTSVVDPLTLGGGRENEAGGKSAVQRASDPQEQVR